DNA sequence from the Nitrospirota bacterium genome:
GAGGCAGCGCATGCCGCCGGTCTCTCGGTATGCTCCGGCGGGATCTTCGGCCTCGGTGAAACGTGGGACGACCGGATCGATATGGCCTTTGCCCTCAGGGAGCTCGCCGTCGATTCGGTGCCGATCAATTTCCTTATCCCCATCAGGGGAACGTCTCTCGGCGCACGGGAGTTCCTCCATCCCCTCGAGGCACTCAGGATCGTGAGCCTCTACCGTTTCATCCTTCCGCAGAAGCAGATCCGCATCTGCGGCGGAAGGATCCAGGTGCTCGGCGATTTCCATTCGATGGTCTTCATGGCAGGCGCGGATTCGCTCCTCACCGGCAACTATCTCACCACCACGGGCCGGACTTACGAGGACGACCTCCGGCTCATCAGGCTGCACGGCCTGCGGGTTGCCTGATCGCGTACCCGCCCCCGCTCCCTTTCTCCTCTCCGACGCTCCTGTTTATTCGGCCCTGTTTATTCGGCCCTGTTTATTCGGATTGACGACAGGGAATTTATCGTCTATTCTTTAATAAATTGGGAAAATTACCCTTGTGCGCCCGCCGGGGCACGCAGCGGGGCCGAACCGCCGGGGGCTGCCAGAGGCTTCCGGTAGGGTGCTGTTTTCTTGAAAAAATTTTGATGGGACTGGTATAGTTAATGTACTCTGTGTCTTATCGCCTCAAAAGCCTTAAACGTACGCATGTTGCAATGACGACACCAATACTTCTTAATCTATAACTCGCGGGAGGGCATTCATGGGTAAGGTAGCGACAAAGAGCAGAAAGACTGCAAAACCGGCGAAGCCGGCGAAGAAGACGGTGAAGGCGCCTAAGGCTGCGAAGACCGCGAAAGGCCGGACGAACGGGAGAGCAGCGCAGGGCGCACGGGCTGCTAAATATGTCTATTTCTTCGGTGCGGGGAAAGCCGACGGCAAGGCGGCAATGAAGAATCTGCTGGGAGGCAAGGGAGCCAACCTGGCGGAGATGGTGAACCTCGGCATACCCGTCCCCCCGGGCTTTACGATCACGACGGAAGTCTGCACGTACTATTACAAGAACAGCCGCACGTATCCTGCCGAGCTCAAGTCCCAGGTCGAGGCCGCCCTGTCAAAGGTCGAAAAGATCATGGGAAAGAGCTTCGGCGACCCCAACGATCCCCTTCTCCTGTCCGTCCGCTCCGGCGCGCGCAGCTCCATGCCGGGCATGATGGAGACGGTGCTGAACATCGGGCTTACGACGAAGACGATCCCCGGCCTTATAAAGAAGACCAGCAACGAGCGGTTCGTCTATGATGCGTATCGCCGCCTCATGATGATGTACTCGGACGTGGTGATGGAAAAGGCTGCGGGGGTCGAGCCCTCGGAGGGACAGGCCATCAGGCACAAGCTCGAGCACAGGATGGACAGGCTCAAGAAAGAGAAGGGTTATGTAAGCGATACCGACCTCACGAGCGGCGACCTCATGCTGCTCTGCGAAGAGTTCAAGTCCATTATCAAGGATACCCTGGGCAAGCCGTTCCCCGACAACCCCATGGAACAGCTCTGGGGCGGCATCGGCGCGGTCTTCCAGTCCTGGATGGGCAAGCGCGCCGTCTCCTACAGGAGAATCGAGAAGATCCCCGATGACTGGGGCACAGCGGTCAATGTCCAGTCGATGGTCTTCGGCAACACCGGCGACAACTCCGCAACGGGCGTCGCGTTCACGCGCAACCCGGCCACCGGCGAAAACATGTTCTTCGGCGAGTGGCTCCCGAACGCACAGGGAGAGGATGTCGTCGCGGGCATCAGGACGCCCAACCCGGTGAATGAGGCCGGAAAGACGGAGGATACGAGCAAGCTTTCCTCCCTCGAGACCGCGATGCCGAAAGTCTACAAGGAGCTCCTCGGCATCGAGAAGAAGCTCGAAAAGCATTATACGGATATGCAGGATATCGAATTCACCATCGAGGACGGCCGGCTCTGGATGCTCCAGACGAGGGTCGGAAAGAGGAACGGTCCGGCGGCTATCCGCATGGCGGTCGAGATGGCGAAGGAGAAGCTCATCACGAAGGAAACCGCTGTTCTGCGCGTCAAGCCCGAGCAGCTCGACGAGCTCCTCCACCCGAGCGTCGATCCGCTCGCCGAGAAGAGAGCCGTAGAAGTGGCGAAGGGGCTTCCCGCAGGCCCGGGCGGCGCTGTCGGAAAGATCGTCTTTACCGCCGATGACGCGGAGGCGTGGGCCAAGAGAGGGGAAAGGGTCATCCTGGTACGCAACGAGACCTCTCCCGAAGATGTCCACGGCATGCATGCCGCGCAGGCTATTCTCACGGCCAAGGGCGGCATGACGAGCCACGCTGCGCTCGTTGCCCGAGGGTGGGGCAAGTGCTGCATCGTCGGCGCTTCCGCGCTCCATATCGAAAGCGCCCGTAAGGAGATTCATGTCAACGGAAGGGTGCTCAGGGAGGGCGAATGGATCACCCTGAACGGCACCAAGGGGCGCGTTTACGAAGGGCAGCTTACGCTCCTGCCCGCCGACCCCGAGCATAATCCGTGGTACAAAGAGCTGATGAAGTGGGCGGATCAGCTCAGGACCATGAAGGTGCGGACCAATGCGGATACGCCCAACGACGCGGCCGTAGCGCGCAACTTCGGCGCCGAGGGAATCGGCCTCTGCAGGACCGAGCATATGTTCTTCGGCCCTGACCGGATAAAGGCGGTGCGGGAGATGATCCTCTCCGATGATACCGAGGGAAGGAAAAAAGCGCTCGCAAAGCTGCTTCCTTTCCAGAAGGGGGACTTTGTCGGGATATTCAAGGCCATGGCAGGGCTCCCGGTTACGATCCGTCTCCTCGATCCGCCGCTCCACGAGTTCCTCCCCCATACCGATAAGGAACTGGAGGACCTGGCCCGGGACATGGGCGTTTCCTTCGACAAGCTGAACGCAAAGAACAAATCGCTCCATGAGTTCAACCCCATGCTCGGTCACCGCGGCTGCCGTCTCGGCGTCACCTATCCCGAGATCTACGAGATGCAGGTGCAGGCCATCATGGAAGCGGCGTGCGAGCTCGCCAAGCAGAAGGTGAGGGTAATTCCCGAGATCATGATTCCCCTCGTCGGTCATGTTAACGAGCTCGAGCGCCTCAGGACCATGACGATCCGGACCGCCGGCAGGGTCCAGAAAGAGTACGGTGTCAGGGTCTCCTACACCGTAGGGACCATGATCGAGCTGCCGCGCGCCTGCGTCACCTCCGACGAAATCGCCACTCAGGCCGACTTCTATTCCTTCGGAACGAACGATCTTACCCAGACGGTCTACGGACTCTCCCGCGATGACGCGGGGAGATTCCTGCCGTTCTATATAGAAGCAGGCGTTCTGAAAGACGATCCCTTCATCACCATCGACCAGAGCGGCGTAGGCGCCCTGATGAAGATGGCGGTCGAGAAGGGCCGCGCTGTCAAGAGGGATATGAAGCTCGGAATCTGCGGCGAACATGGCGGCGAACCGAAGTCGGTCGAGTTCTGCTACAGCATCGGGCTCGACTACGTGAGCTGCTCGCCCTTCAGGGTGCCGATAGCGAGATTCTCCGCAGCACAGGCTGCGCTGAAGAACCCGAAGAAGAAAAAGTAGACTGCCCGGCAGGGAAAATGAAGGCCAGGGTCGGAAGACCTTGGCCTTTTTTATTTATGGCAACCATGATGGATAAATTGATCTGCCCTGTTAGTGCGAGTTCCCCCTGCCGTTCGCAACGAGCCGTGCCAATCTATCGTTAAGAGAGCCCTAGAACTCGATGCGCTCTTCCCCGCTCCCGGCGGTAATGGTGAGCTCGTCGAAATGGGTGACCGAGTCCGCCTTTGTCCAGAGCCCTATGAAGCCTGCCGGCGGTGCGCCGGCGGTATACTCGATGAGCGCCTCGCCATCACAGGCGCCGCGTATCTGCGGGCCGTTGACCTCGACCGCAAGGAGGTGCCAGGCCCCTGACTCGATTCTCTTGCGCGCCGAAGCGCGCTGGACCCTCTTGCCGTTGATGAACTCGAAGAGGATCACATTCCCTTCCAGGGCGTTGAGCCTCAGTACGAAATAGTTCTCGATATCCTTTATGCCGAAAGCGATGCCGCCCGCCCGGTCGATGTTTCCTGCAACCGGCCTTATCTTCACTGCCACCATGCCCCCGGAGAACTCATAGCGCCTCAGGACCGCGAGCGGGAAGTAGTAGTACGCCTCGATGGTATCGAGGAACTCCTGGTAGGACTGGCCCATCACCTTTCCCACAAGTCCCGCGATACCCGAGGCGATGCCGCGCCCCCACCGCGAGCCGTCCTGGCCGCAGTAGTGGTGTCCATCCCCGGCAATGCGCTGCCAATGGCCGCCGCTGGTGTAGAATCCCTGGAGCTGATCGGGCCTCGGCTTCTGGAGATAATCATACTCGCCCTCGAAGAACGCCCTGATATACTGCTCGACATCGTCCTGGCCGGTGATCGTCATATCGAGCAGGCGGCTCGAGGCGAGCAATCTCCCCAGCTGGTCGAGCCGCTCTTCGAGCGAAGGGCGGTCATACCGGCAGAGGGAGGCGTCGATGAGGTCTCCCTTGATCTGGACCGTGAACCCCAGCCGTTCGAGGACAGCGCCGAGCAATTGTATCCGCAGCGACCGCCCGTAGTACGCGCCGGCGCCGCCGGTGAACTGGAGCGTGGCGTAGTTCTGGTTGCTGTCCTCGCCGCAGAGGGCGTCCACGGTGGCGAAGTGGTAGGCGAAACGGGCGCTCAGGTTCATGTAGTCATGCGAGAGGAGTGCGTAGCTGTCCCCTCCCGGCGTTTCGCCGAACTCCGCCGCAGCCTGCGCAGCGAGGCGGCCGGTGAAGTTGCCGGTGTCGACGCTCATCGTGCCCTGCCAGCTTATGCCGGGGTGGACGAAGCCTTTCCAGAGCGCTTTCATCGGTACGGACTCGATCAGGTCGGGCGTGACAGCGTCGCAGGTCGTGAGCCCCTCCCTGAGACCGCCGCCCAGGTCGACGAGACGGAGCTGGAGGGGGATGGTCGAGACGAGCCTCACCGACGGGGTCTTGTCCTTGAGCTCCTCGGTAATGCCGAACATCTCCTTCATGGCGTATTCGTGCGTGAATCGTATGATGTCGTGGAACGTCCTGCAGCCGTCGGGAGCGAACGACGGGCTTTCGGGATCGGTGAGGGTGAGGGGAGAAATGTAATCGAGAATGCCCCTCAGCCGGCGGTGAACGGGACTGTCGAGGATCGTCCTCTTCGCGGGTCTCATTTCGGCGAGCAGCGACTCGACGATGCCTTTGTATATGGTCGATGCGTCGGCAGAAAGGGTGATGAGGTCTCCTTCGGCAAGCGCCTGCATCG
Encoded proteins:
- the ppdK gene encoding pyruvate, phosphate dikinase — its product is MGKVATKSRKTAKPAKPAKKTVKAPKAAKTAKGRTNGRAAQGARAAKYVYFFGAGKADGKAAMKNLLGGKGANLAEMVNLGIPVPPGFTITTEVCTYYYKNSRTYPAELKSQVEAALSKVEKIMGKSFGDPNDPLLLSVRSGARSSMPGMMETVLNIGLTTKTIPGLIKKTSNERFVYDAYRRLMMMYSDVVMEKAAGVEPSEGQAIRHKLEHRMDRLKKEKGYVSDTDLTSGDLMLLCEEFKSIIKDTLGKPFPDNPMEQLWGGIGAVFQSWMGKRAVSYRRIEKIPDDWGTAVNVQSMVFGNTGDNSATGVAFTRNPATGENMFFGEWLPNAQGEDVVAGIRTPNPVNEAGKTEDTSKLSSLETAMPKVYKELLGIEKKLEKHYTDMQDIEFTIEDGRLWMLQTRVGKRNGPAAIRMAVEMAKEKLITKETAVLRVKPEQLDELLHPSVDPLAEKRAVEVAKGLPAGPGGAVGKIVFTADDAEAWAKRGERVILVRNETSPEDVHGMHAAQAILTAKGGMTSHAALVARGWGKCCIVGASALHIESARKEIHVNGRVLREGEWITLNGTKGRVYEGQLTLLPADPEHNPWYKELMKWADQLRTMKVRTNADTPNDAAVARNFGAEGIGLCRTEHMFFGPDRIKAVREMILSDDTEGRKKALAKLLPFQKGDFVGIFKAMAGLPVTIRLLDPPLHEFLPHTDKELEDLARDMGVSFDKLNAKNKSLHEFNPMLGHRGCRLGVTYPEIYEMQVQAIMEAACELAKQKVRVIPEIMIPLVGHVNELERLRTMTIRTAGRVQKEYGVRVSYTVGTMIELPRACVTSDEIATQADFYSFGTNDLTQTVYGLSRDDAGRFLPFYIEAGVLKDDPFITIDQSGVGALMKMAVEKGRAVKRDMKLGICGEHGGEPKSVEFCYSIGLDYVSCSPFRVPIARFSAAQAALKNPKKKK